A single Alosa sapidissima isolate fAloSap1 chromosome 17, fAloSap1.pri, whole genome shotgun sequence DNA region contains:
- the sh3glb1a gene encoding endophilin-B1a isoform X1 produces the protein MDFNVKRFAADAGTFLSRAVQFTEEKFGQAEKTELDAHLENLLGRAECTKHWTERIMKQTEVLLQPNPNVRIEEFFYEKLEKKVPTRVNNHELLGQSMIDSGNEFGPGTAYGNALIKCGETEKQIGGAEREFIQSSAINFLTPFRNFLEGDFKTILKERKLLANKRLDLDAAKTRLKKARMADARAVAEQDLRMTQSEFDRQAEITRLLLEGISSTHAHHLRCLNDFVEAQTTYYAQCYQYMVDLQKQLGSFPSSFASNNNQSSVSGGASVSVPTLPLSSSLPAGHSSSAFNELRSCSGSRKARVLYDYDAAGSSELSLLADEVIMVSSVPGMDPDWLMGERGNQKGKVPITYLELLN, from the exons ATGGATTTTAACGTCAAAAGATTTGCAGCGGACGCCGGCACTTTCCTCAGTCGCGCAGTTCAG TTCACCGAAGAAAAATTTGGACAGGCAGAGAAAACAGAGTTGGACGCGCATTTGGAGAACCTTCTGGGCAGAGCAGAATGCACCAAGCACTGGACAGAACGGATAATGAAGCAAACTGAAGTCCTACTACAGCCAAATCCAA ATGTGAGGATAGAGGAATTCTTTTATGAGAAACTTGAGAAAAAAGTGCCAACTCGGGTGAACAACCATGAGCTGCTCGGCCAGTCCATGATCGATTCTGGGAACGAGTTTGGACCAGGAACAGCCTATG GCAACGCATTGATTAAatgtggagagacagagaaacagattgGTGGAGCTGAGAGAGAGTTTATCCAAAGCTCTGCCATCAACTTCCTGACACCTTTTCGGAATTTCCTTGAGGGCGATTTTAAGACTATCTTG AAAGAGCGCAAGCTACTTGCGAATAAGCGGTTGGATCTGGACGCAGCCAAGACGAGGCTAAAGAAGGCCCGGATGGCAGATGCCAGAGCCGTG gCAGAGCAGGACTTGAGGATGACTCAGAGTGAGTTTGACCGACAGGCGGAGATCACCAGGCTTCTCCTCGAGGGAATCAGCAGCACTCAT GCACACCATCTGCGCTGCTTGAATGACTTTGTGGAGGCTCAGACCACATACTATGCACAGTGTTACCAGTACATGGTTGACCTGCAGAAGCAACTTGGAAG CTTCCCTTCCTCATTCGCCTCTAACAACAACCAGTCGTCGGTGAGCGGGGGTGCCAGTGTGTCGGTGCCCACCCTCCCGCTGTCGTCCTCTTTGCCTGCTGGCCACAGCTCATCGGCCTTCAACGAGCTGCGCAGCTGCAGTGGCAGCCGTAAGGCCCGCGTGCTCTACGACTACGACGCCGCCGGCAGCAGCGAGCTCTCCCTGCTGGCAGACGAG GTGATCATGGTTAGCAGTGTCCCAGGGATGGATCCTGATTGGTTGATGGGAGAGCGCGGGAACCAGAAGGGGAAAGTGCCAATCACTTACCTGGAGCTGCTGAACTAG
- the LOC121688839 gene encoding vicilin-like seed storage protein At2g18540 produces MDQLSEHLRATLSPAGAEELQLFLADMTEEAQEKENILKATLEKLLQDLTEMEHARKAQVEEWQRERERMQAAGEASKRDLQEKHRDAYSRLQSDVDRRAEELEMERKKLVALEKDHKRAVFLLEMKEEEDYDKMMAKETERMIAESARWDKWTRERESCTLSMALTAAILKQRLLQELKSHADKWMVSGESTQGASGTERAPMVFQTWMMRDQWRKLQDNRVCLNDGLQSFINRKQIEEVIVQDQTLKGEIDVEFDKKMERHMTEALKKQEKLRAAAMKKKVKLEEKTRKVLEKVQKAELKEKQRKEAKERKEAEKLEKKRAREERAKSSQPTFCCWRK; encoded by the exons ATGGATCAACTTAGCGAGCATCTGAGAGCAACCCTGAGTCCCGCCGGGGCCGAGGAGCTGCAGCTGTTTCTCGCTGACATGACTGAGGAGGCACAGGAGAAAGAGAACATCCTGAAGGCCACTCTGGAGAAGCTTCTCCAGGATCTCACGGAGATGGAGCATGCCAGGAAGGCGCAGGTGGAGGAGTGGCaaagggaaagggagaggatGCAAGCGGCTGGAGAGGCTAGCAAGCGCGATTTACAGGAGAAGCACCGCGACGCCTACTCACGCTTGCAGTCCGATGTGGACAGAAGGGCTGAGGAGcttgagatggagagaaagaaacttGTTGCTCTGGAGAAAGACCACAAGAGGGCAGTGTTCCTCCTGGAgatgaaggaggaggaagactaCGACAAAATGATGGCCAAGGAGACAGAGCGCATGATTGCAGAGTCCGCGAGGTGGGACAAATGGaccagagaaagggagagctgCACCTTATCAATGGCTCTGACTGCTGCAATCCTGAAGCAAAGGTTGCTACAGGAGCTGAAGAGCCATGCAGACAAATGGATG GTATCAGGTGAGTCAACTCAAGGAGCCAGTGGCACTGAGAGAGCACCTATGGTTTTTCAAACATGGATGATGAGGGACCAATGGAGGAAACTCCAAGACAACAGGGTGTGCCTCAATGATGGCCTCCAG AGTTTCATCAACCGCAAGCAAATTGAAGAAGTCATTGTTCAAGATCAGACGCTCAAGGGAGAGATCGATGTGGAGTTCGATAAAAAGATGGAGCGTCACATGACTGAGGCCCTTAAAAAGCAGGAGAAGCTTAGAGCTGCTGCAATGAAAAAGaaggtgaagttagaggaaaAGACAAGGAAAGTACTGGAGAAAGTCCAGAAGGCTGAGCTGAAGGAGAAGCAGAGAAAGGAAGccaaggagagaaaggaggccGAGAAGCTGGAGaagaagagagcaagagaagagAGGGCCAAGTCCAGCCAGCCCACATTCTGTTGTTGGAGGAAATAA
- the LOC121688838 gene encoding crystallin J1B-like, with the protein MALTLADRAVGAILGAAVADAAAQPLHWNYRPERLKALLDELEPCPEFRPESANPFYLRKTGEQSCYGDQAYVLLESLSECGGLNVEDLTKRMYKFFGPGTVYDLPLNNPYRPKGGPRAILPIPGPWRNGSLKAFMRNVDSGKEASGSEEDNQMDGVTKLAPVVALYAGRPEMLEQVEAAVRVTQDNDACVAVTLAAARFLEHYILNGPDPKALDAVLEQLNDRNRKNPQNLDKAVAAHIHQVKQNLAKTTQELIPVVFSNTUGLPGAFQGALHGVLTSSQLDEAVRTTMRCGGCTCSRSSFIGACFGAQMGPEGIPESWRSRTLRYPVLLELATKVVSLREP; encoded by the exons ATGGCCTTGACACTTGCTGACAGAGCAGTTGGAGCCATCCTTGGAGCTGCAGTTGCTGATGCAGCAG CTCAACCACTTCACTGGAATTACAGGCCAGAGAGGCTGAAGGCTCTCCTCGATGAGCTGGAGCCGTGTCCAGAGTTTCGCCCTGAGTCGGCCAACCCTTTTTACCTCAGGAAGACCGGAGAGCAGTCATGCTATGGAGACCAGGCCTACGTGTTGCTTGAGTCCCTGAGCGAATGTGGGG GTTTAAATGTGGAAGACCTGACAAAGCGTATGTACAAGTTTTTTGGCCCAGGGACAGTGTACGACCTCCCACTCAACAACCCCTACCGACCCAAAGGAG gtCCAAGGGCTATCCTTCCTATTCCAGGACCCTGGAGGAATGGAAGCCTCAAAGCCTTCATGAGGAATGTAGACTCAGGGAAAGAAGCAAGTG GCAGCGAAGAGGACAATCAGATGGACGGCGTGACCAAGCTGGCTCCCGTGGTGGCACTATACGCTGGCAGGCCCGAGATGCTGGAGCAGGTGGAGGCGGCCGTACGTGTCACCCAGGACAATGATGCGTGTGTGGCGGTCACCCTGGCTGCGGCCAG GTTCCTGGAGCATTATATCCTGAATGGCCCTGACCCCAAAGCATTGGATGCTGTTTTGGAGCAGCTGAATGATCGAAACAGAAAGAACCCACAGAATCTAGATAAAGCTGTTGCAG CACACATCCATCAGGTCAAGCAGAATCTGGCCAAGACTACTCAGGAGCTGATCCCCGTGGTGTTCTCAAACACATGAG GTTTGCCAGGTGCATTCCAGGGCGCACTGCATGGAGTTCTGACCTCCAGCCAGCTGGACGAGGCTGTCCGGACCACCATGCGGTGTGGGGGATGCACCTGCAGCCGTTCCTCCTTCATCGGAGCTTGTTTTGGGGCTCAG ATGGGCCCTGAGGGGATCCCGGAGTCTTGGAGGAGCAGGACCCTCAGGTATCCAGTCCTGCTAGAGCTGGCAACCAAAGTCGTAAGCCTGCGGGAGCCTTAA
- the sh3glb1a gene encoding endophilin-B1a isoform X2 — translation MDFNVKRFAADAGTFLSRAVQFTEEKFGQAEKTELDAHLENLLGRAECTKHWTERIMKQTEVLLQPNPNVRIEEFFYEKLEKKVPTRVNNHELLGQSMIDSGNEFGPGTAYGNALIKCGETEKQIGGAEREFIQSSAINFLTPFRNFLEGDFKTILKERKLLANKRLDLDAAKTRLKKARMADARAVSHGFSPPPGDVDYSANFFYMVNFLHVKWEKMWAEEVTKAEQDLRMTQSEFDRQAEITRLLLEGISSTHAHHLRCLNDFVEAQTTYYAQCYQYMVDLQKQLGSFPSSFASNNNQSSVSGGASVSVPTLPLSSSLPAGHSSSAFNELRSCSGSRKARVLYDYDAAGSSELSLLADEVIMVSSVPGMDPDWLMGERGNQKGKVPITYLELLN, via the exons ATGGATTTTAACGTCAAAAGATTTGCAGCGGACGCCGGCACTTTCCTCAGTCGCGCAGTTCAG TTCACCGAAGAAAAATTTGGACAGGCAGAGAAAACAGAGTTGGACGCGCATTTGGAGAACCTTCTGGGCAGAGCAGAATGCACCAAGCACTGGACAGAACGGATAATGAAGCAAACTGAAGTCCTACTACAGCCAAATCCAA ATGTGAGGATAGAGGAATTCTTTTATGAGAAACTTGAGAAAAAAGTGCCAACTCGGGTGAACAACCATGAGCTGCTCGGCCAGTCCATGATCGATTCTGGGAACGAGTTTGGACCAGGAACAGCCTATG GCAACGCATTGATTAAatgtggagagacagagaaacagattgGTGGAGCTGAGAGAGAGTTTATCCAAAGCTCTGCCATCAACTTCCTGACACCTTTTCGGAATTTCCTTGAGGGCGATTTTAAGACTATCTTG AAAGAGCGCAAGCTACTTGCGAATAAGCGGTTGGATCTGGACGCAGCCAAGACGAGGCTAAAGAAGGCCCGGATGGCAGATGCCAGAGCCGTG tctCACGGCTTCAGCCCTCCACCAGGGGATGTTGACTATTCAGCCAATTTCTTTTACATGGTGAACTTCCTTCATGTCAAATGGGAGAAG ATGTGGGCAGAGGAAGTGACAAAG gCAGAGCAGGACTTGAGGATGACTCAGAGTGAGTTTGACCGACAGGCGGAGATCACCAGGCTTCTCCTCGAGGGAATCAGCAGCACTCAT GCACACCATCTGCGCTGCTTGAATGACTTTGTGGAGGCTCAGACCACATACTATGCACAGTGTTACCAGTACATGGTTGACCTGCAGAAGCAACTTGGAAG CTTCCCTTCCTCATTCGCCTCTAACAACAACCAGTCGTCGGTGAGCGGGGGTGCCAGTGTGTCGGTGCCCACCCTCCCGCTGTCGTCCTCTTTGCCTGCTGGCCACAGCTCATCGGCCTTCAACGAGCTGCGCAGCTGCAGTGGCAGCCGTAAGGCCCGCGTGCTCTACGACTACGACGCCGCCGGCAGCAGCGAGCTCTCCCTGCTGGCAGACGAG GTGATCATGGTTAGCAGTGTCCCAGGGATGGATCCTGATTGGTTGATGGGAGAGCGCGGGAACCAGAAGGGGAAAGTGCCAATCACTTACCTGGAGCTGCTGAACTAG
- the nrros gene encoding transforming growth factor beta activator LRRC33, with amino-acid sequence MPVLSLFPTLGLTLGYLMMTAFCHPPVSACKLTQRMALCDAQQLVSVPGDLPENIEDLSLNNNHIKALENGCLSRYRQLRSLSCANNDLETVGSNVFRDLLHLESLNLAENMLRYGDGQTGQFLRFLSSLKVLDLSSNSITEDMASELLQNLTSLERLSLSRNLLSRLDDSIFSDLHQLKELNLERNQLYEIDGAFDNLNNLQRLNLAFNLLPCLVQFEMTQLLVLNASHNNIEWFITNQDLKETFRLETLDLSDNKLLFFPFLPASSHLRNLLLSQNKISFYHHLANMSRTNWTNSVVFYNLQGNVSNVTAELWDETLHGDISSLELLDLSGNLIANFPRGFLLQMPHLYQLKLRTNCMESLNVSSGELPATLHELDVSNNRVTTLHAGQRAVSDLNNLTHLNLSLNDIQRLPPKLFSSLPRLSTADLSYNTIGVCDQNEDTNASYTDCLVWGKIGSLRQLHLAGCNIVDLSPSAFEGSPLVHLELSNNVGLHLKPNSLAGLAGTLQHLGLGNTGLLNFDFSPFHHLRSLNISKNSISQLPESLMELDLKLLDLSGNNLTTIPSEQASRLAQTLESVFVNGNRFNCCHLNWYRTFEKLVNIVDLAEVRCFDQTHKTQNVVHFDSHKCGANNEESIWWYILLLSSMIVIFLSITGLIFLTLKPRVLPNAIKKKCWKATSY; translated from the exons ATGCCTGTCCTCAGTCTGTTTCCCACACTGGGCCTTACTTTGGGTTACCTGATGATGACCGCATTCTGCCATCCACCTGTATCAGCTTGCAAATTG ACACAGAGGATGGCTCTATGTGATGCCCAACAGCTGGTTTCTGTGCCCGGAGATCTGCCAGAGAACATTGAAGACCTCTCCCTGaacaacaatcacatcaaggcACTAGAAAATGGCTGCCTCTCAAGATACCGCCAACTACGATCCCTCAGCTGTGCAAACAATGACTTAGAAACAGTGGGGTCAAATGTATTCAGGGACTTACTCCATTTAGAGAGCCTTAATTTGGCAGAAAATATGCTTCGTTATGGCGACGGCCAGACTGGGCAGTTCCTGCGCTTTTTATCCAGTCTGAAGGTTTTAGACCTGTCAAGTAATTCCATCACTGAGGATATGGCTTCTGAGCTGCTGCAGAATCTGACCTCTCTGGAACGCCTGTCTCTGTCCAGGAATCTTCTGTCCAGGCTGGATGATTCCATTTTCAGTGACCTTCACCAGCTTAAGGAGCTCAACCTTGAGAGAAACCAACTGTATGAGATTGATGGGGCTTTTGATAACCTAAACAATCTCCAAAGACTCAACCTAGCCTTCAACCTTCTCCCCTGCCTTGTTCAGTTTGAGATGACCCAGTTGCTTGTGTTGAATGCCAGCCACAATAACATAGAGTGGTTCATCACCAACCAGGACTTGAAAGAAACATTTCGGTTGGAGACTCTAGATCTGTCTGACAACAAGCTCTTATTTTTCCCTTTTCTGCCAGCGAGCAGCCATCTCCGCAATCTTCTGCTTTCCCAAAACAAGATCAGCTTTTACCACCATCTGGCTAACATGAGCAGAACCAACTGGACCAACAGCGTTGTCTTTTACAACCTCCAGGGAAATGTAAGCAACGTCACGGCGGAGCTGTGGGACGAGACTCTGCATGGTGACATCTCCTCGCTGGAGCTGCTCGACCTGAGTGGAAACCTCATCGCCAACTTCCCTCGGGGCTTCCTTCTGCAAATGCCCCACTTGTATCAGCTCAAACTGAGGACCAACTGTATGGAGTCCCTCAACGTCTCCTCTGGGGAGCTGCCGGCCACCTTGCACGAGTTGGACGTCAGTAACAACCGGGTGACCACGCTTCACGCTGGACAGAGGGCCGTCAGTGACCTCAATAATCTCACCCATCTCAACCTGAGCCTAAATGACATCCAGAGACTCCCACCCAAGCTATTCTCCAGTCTGCCTCGGCTGAGCACAGCAGACCTCAGCTACAACACAATAGGGGTGTGCGACCAGAATGAGGATACAAATGCTAGCTATACAGACTGTCTTGTTTGGGGGAAAATTGGTTCGCTGAGACAGCTTCACCTGGCAGGGTGCAACATAGTGGACCTATCGCCCTCTGCTTTCGAGGGCTCTCCTCTGGTCCATCTGGAACTCTCAAACAATGTTGGCCTCCACTTGAAGCCAAATTCTTTAGCAGGGCTGGCTGGAACTCTCCAGCACCTAGGGCTGGGGAACACAGGCCTGTTGAACTTTGACTTTTCCCCATTCCACCACTTGAGATCTCTCAACATCTCAAAAAACTCAATTTCCCAGCTGCCTGAGTCTTTAATGGAGTTGGACCTAAAGCTCCTAGACTTGAGCGGCAACAACCTCACCACCATACCCTCTGAACAGGCCAGCAGGCTGGCCCAGACACTAGAATCTGTGTTTGTGAATGGAAACCGTTTTAACTGCTGTCACTTGAACTGGTACAGAACGTTTGAAAAACTTGTTAATATTGTGGACCTAGCAGAGGTCAGATGTTTTGAccaaacacacaagacacagaATGTAGTTCATTTTGACAGCCACAAATGTGGTGCCAACAATGAGGAGTCCATTTGGTGGTACATCCTGTTGTTGTCATCGATGATTGTAATTTTCTTAAGCATCACTGGTTTGATTTTCCTCACCCTCAAACCCAGAGTGTTACCCAACGCCATAAAGAAGAAATGCTGGAAAGCAACATCCTActaa